One Granulicella sp. 5B5 DNA window includes the following coding sequences:
- a CDS encoding SDR family oxidoreductase, whose protein sequence is MAKTILITGASSGIGRATALYFAERGWNVAATMRDPRKADSVLQHPQISLLALDVTHAESVAQAIADTLTRYQKIDVLLNNAGYGLFGPIEALSDQQIQQQFATNLFGLIGVTQQVLPAMREAGEGLIINISSIVGRFALPYASTYVATKFAVEGLSESMRYELEPFRIRVKMVEPGSIATEFGKGSKQIAVSDPYRASMNKFLGVFAKGNLAGATPEEVAKVIYRAANDSSNRLRYLAKPGPFFWMNRFLPDAAWRRLLVKAMVK, encoded by the coding sequence ATGGCAAAGACAATTTTGATCACGGGTGCGTCCAGCGGCATTGGACGGGCGACCGCGCTTTACTTCGCCGAAAGAGGCTGGAATGTGGCGGCGACCATGCGCGATCCCCGCAAGGCGGATTCCGTGCTTCAGCACCCGCAAATTAGCCTGTTGGCGCTCGATGTCACCCATGCGGAGTCCGTTGCGCAGGCGATAGCCGATACGTTGACTCGTTACCAGAAGATTGACGTGCTGCTCAACAACGCAGGCTACGGCTTGTTCGGGCCGATCGAAGCATTATCGGATCAGCAAATCCAACAGCAATTCGCGACCAATCTATTCGGCCTGATTGGAGTTACACAACAAGTTCTTCCAGCCATGCGGGAAGCGGGCGAAGGCCTGATCATCAATATCTCTTCGATTGTGGGCCGTTTTGCCCTTCCGTATGCCTCGACGTATGTCGCGACAAAGTTCGCAGTAGAAGGCCTTAGCGAATCGATGCGCTACGAGTTGGAGCCGTTCCGTATCCGCGTAAAGATGGTCGAACCCGGCAGCATTGCTACTGAATTCGGCAAGGGCAGCAAGCAAATAGCGGTGAGCGACCCGTACCGAGCAAGCATGAATAAGTTTCTGGGTGTCTTTGCGAAAGGAAATTTAGCAGGGGCCACGCCGGAAGAGGTGGCGAAGGTCATTTATCGTGCCGCGAATGATTCGAGCAATCGGCTACGTTATCTCGCCAAGCCCGGCCCATTTTTCTGGATGAACCGATTCCTGCCGGATGCGGCATGGCGACGGTTGCTGGTAAAAGCAATGGTGAAATAG
- a CDS encoding TetR/AcrR family transcriptional regulator → MRYSEIVRKAIKQRLTRQESRLETRTKLLDSAAQLFARGGYEGASVDLIAESAGYSKGAFYSNFESKEAIFLELLDAHKRREIDALAQLLAQDVPASELVSLIRNSEINRVSDFDFGLLSAEFQLQACRDKTFAKTYAKLHRTHVDTMAGLITKLFAKLDRTPPSTPKDLADIIMALTTGLSLQRTSVQGPLRKGFLTAAILLVLGLDPGEGDR, encoded by the coding sequence GTGCGTTATTCTGAAATCGTGCGTAAAGCGATCAAACAGAGATTGACCCGCCAGGAGAGCCGGCTTGAAACCAGAACAAAGCTTCTGGATTCAGCAGCACAACTGTTTGCAAGGGGCGGTTATGAGGGCGCGTCTGTCGATCTGATTGCGGAGAGCGCAGGCTACTCCAAGGGAGCGTTCTACTCCAATTTTGAGAGCAAGGAAGCCATCTTCCTGGAGCTTCTCGACGCCCATAAGCGGCGCGAGATTGATGCGTTGGCGCAGCTTCTGGCGCAGGACGTTCCCGCGTCAGAGCTAGTCTCACTGATCCGCAACTCTGAAATTAATCGTGTCTCTGATTTCGACTTCGGTTTGCTTTCGGCGGAGTTTCAGTTGCAGGCCTGCCGCGATAAAACGTTCGCAAAAACCTATGCCAAGCTGCACCGCACTCACGTGGACACCATGGCTGGATTGATTACCAAGCTGTTCGCCAAGCTTGATCGGACTCCGCCCTCTACGCCAAAGGATCTTGCCGACATCATTATGGCGTTGACCACAGGTCTCTCTTTGCAAAGAACAAGCGTGCAAGGACCTCTGCGAAAGGGGTTTCTAACTGCAGCGATTCTTCTGGTTCTCGGCCTTGACCCTGGCGAAGGCGATAGGTAA
- the kdsB gene encoding 3-deoxy-manno-octulosonate cytidylyltransferase, producing the protein MTAPANLALGRVLGVIPARLASTRLPRKVLRLLNGEPLLGWVYRAARACPALDDILIAADSDEVLALCTERGWPCILTSPNLPSGTDRLYAVSRSVPADIYVNIQGDEPLLHPEHIAAILAPFTQPGSAAAATIDVTTLKVRCTPENIANPNAVKVVTAADGRALYFSRATIPYDRDAEGNARYWKHLGLYAYRRAALERFAALKPSELEQTERLEQLRLLENGLSLYVAETPYDTIGVDTEEDLQRVEAILRDRI; encoded by the coding sequence ATGACCGCACCAGCCAATCTAGCTCTCGGCCGAGTTCTCGGTGTCATCCCCGCCCGCCTCGCCTCCACGCGCCTGCCCCGCAAGGTCCTGCGCCTGCTCAACGGCGAGCCGCTGCTCGGCTGGGTCTATCGCGCCGCCCGCGCCTGCCCAGCCCTCGACGACATCCTCATCGCCGCCGACTCCGACGAAGTCCTGGCTCTCTGCACCGAGCGCGGCTGGCCCTGCATCCTCACCTCACCCAATCTCCCCAGCGGCACCGACCGCCTCTACGCCGTCTCCCGCTCCGTCCCCGCCGACATCTACGTCAACATCCAGGGCGACGAGCCCCTCCTCCACCCCGAGCACATCGCCGCCATCCTCGCACCCTTTACGCAACCCGGTAGCGCCGCGGCAGCGACTATAGACGTAACCACCCTCAAAGTCCGCTGCACCCCCGAAAATATCGCCAACCCTAACGCCGTCAAAGTCGTCACCGCCGCCGACGGCCGCGCCCTCTACTTCTCCCGCGCCACCATTCCGTACGACCGCGACGCCGAAGGCAACGCCCGCTACTGGAAGCACCTCGGCCTCTACGCCTACCGCCGCGCCGCGCTCGAACGCTTCGCCGCCCTCAAACCCAGCGAGCTCGAGCAGACCGAGCGCCTCGAACAGCTCCGTCTGCTCGAAAACGGCCTCAGCCTCTACGTCGCCGAAACCCCCTACGACACCATCGGCGTCGACACCGAAGAAGACCTCCAGCGAGTCGAAGCCATCCTGCGGGACCGCATTTAA
- a CDS encoding HAD-IA family hydrolase, producing the protein MTVDATGMLFDMDGVLVSSIASAERCWKLWGKHYGVPHWEKVTIPHGVRAAEIVHILAPWVDVAEGLHRIEEMEIADVGDIITLPGAKALLESLPLERWAIVTSATDRLLEARLRAAKLPQPERLISANMVERGKPDPQPYEMGAERLGVEPKDCLVFEDAPSGVEAGVAAGARVVAVLGTTPEAKLREMGASWVVTSLESVTAVAEAGGLKVTIDAL; encoded by the coding sequence GTGACTGTGGATGCCACGGGGATGCTGTTCGATATGGACGGCGTGCTGGTGAGCTCGATTGCGAGCGCGGAGCGGTGCTGGAAGCTGTGGGGGAAGCACTATGGCGTCCCCCACTGGGAGAAGGTGACGATTCCGCATGGGGTGCGGGCGGCGGAGATTGTGCATATCCTGGCGCCGTGGGTGGATGTGGCTGAAGGGCTGCACCGGATTGAGGAGATGGAGATCGCCGATGTGGGCGACATCATTACGCTCCCCGGGGCGAAGGCGTTACTGGAGAGCCTGCCGCTGGAGCGGTGGGCGATTGTGACCTCGGCGACGGACAGGCTGCTGGAGGCGAGGTTGCGTGCGGCGAAGCTGCCGCAGCCGGAGCGGCTGATCAGCGCGAACATGGTGGAGCGCGGGAAGCCTGATCCGCAGCCTTATGAGATGGGCGCGGAGCGGCTGGGCGTGGAGCCGAAGGATTGTCTGGTTTTTGAAGATGCTCCCAGTGGGGTGGAGGCGGGGGTTGCGGCGGGGGCTCGGGTGGTGGCGGTGCTGGGGACGACTCCTGAGGCGAAGCTGCGTGAGATGGGGGCGAGCTGGGTGGTGACGTCGCTGGAGAGCGTGACGGCGGTCGCGGAGGCTGGTGGGCTGAAGGTGACGATCGACGCGCTGTAG
- a CDS encoding pyridoxal phosphate-dependent aminotransferase — translation MSTATATKILTDRINRIEVSATMAITAEALKMKAAGIDLADFGAGEPHFSTPQHIKDAAIEAIQKNFTRYTAVAGVPEVRKAIVERHAADFGTNYAVDECVFSAGGKLAIFNAMEVLVEQGDEVIVPVPYWVSYKDIIEFANGTPVFVETSEAENFRVTPKMIADAITDKTKAIILNFPSNPSGAVMAKEDLYGIVKLAHERGIYVLLDECYVYLSFNGELISGASVLEAKEHVIVLGSLSKTYAMTGWRAGFALGPKQIIGAMSKLQSQSTSNTASMVQRASIAALTASQDCVVEMRKDYVKLRDRVLEGFKSIPGLTCTVPEGAFYVYPNISKFIGKGGIKSASDLASKLLTEAHVVTVPGEPFGTTEHVRLSYAVSADVIDKGVERIREYLAKL, via the coding sequence ATGAGCACAGCGACAGCCACGAAGATTTTGACCGACCGCATCAACCGCATTGAAGTTTCGGCCACCATGGCCATTACCGCCGAGGCGCTGAAGATGAAGGCCGCCGGGATTGACCTGGCCGACTTTGGCGCGGGTGAGCCGCACTTCTCGACTCCGCAGCACATTAAGGACGCCGCGATTGAGGCGATCCAGAAGAACTTTACGCGGTACACGGCGGTGGCCGGTGTGCCCGAGGTGCGCAAGGCGATCGTTGAGCGCCATGCTGCCGACTTCGGTACCAACTATGCCGTGGATGAGTGCGTGTTTTCGGCCGGCGGCAAGCTGGCGATCTTCAACGCGATGGAAGTGCTGGTGGAGCAGGGCGATGAGGTTATCGTGCCGGTACCTTATTGGGTTTCGTACAAGGACATCATCGAGTTTGCCAATGGCACGCCGGTGTTTGTGGAGACGAGTGAGGCGGAGAACTTCCGCGTAACGCCGAAGATGATCGCCGATGCAATTACGGACAAGACGAAGGCGATCATCCTGAACTTCCCGTCGAACCCATCGGGTGCGGTGATGGCGAAGGAAGACCTGTACGGCATTGTGAAGCTGGCGCATGAGCGCGGCATCTATGTGCTGTTGGACGAGTGCTATGTGTACCTGAGCTTCAACGGCGAGTTGATCTCCGGCGCGAGCGTGTTGGAGGCGAAGGAGCATGTGATTGTGCTGGGGTCGCTGTCGAAGACGTATGCGATGACGGGCTGGCGCGCGGGATTTGCGCTGGGGCCGAAGCAGATCATCGGCGCGATGAGCAAGCTGCAGTCGCAGTCGACGAGCAACACGGCGAGCATGGTGCAGCGGGCGTCGATTGCGGCGCTGACGGCCAGCCAGGATTGCGTGGTGGAGATGCGCAAGGACTATGTGAAGCTGCGCGACCGCGTGCTGGAAGGCTTCAAGTCGATTCCGGGGCTGACGTGCACGGTGCCTGAGGGCGCGTTCTATGTGTATCCGAACATCAGCAAGTTCATCGGCAAGGGCGGTATCAAGTCGGCGAGCGATTTGGCGTCGAAGCTGCTGACCGAGGCGCATGTGGTGACGGTGCCGGGCGAGCCGTTCGGCACGACGGAGCATGTGCGGTTGAGCTATGCGGTGTCGGCTGACGTGATTGACAAGGGCGTTGAGCGGATTCGCGAGTATTTGGCGAAGCTGTAA
- a CDS encoding class I SAM-dependent methyltransferase — MTAGMSLQDEFGQIDIYVFDQILRGNIERGMKVIDAGCGYGRNLVYLLRMGCEVKALDANAEGVGHVRQLAAEIAPALPGDNFRVGAIEAMPFEDDWADVVICNSVLHFARDEEHFLAMVEELWRVLRPGGMLFCRLGSRIGMEFPHLRGHIYRIGDGSEWFLADEEALMTMTAQMDALLVDPLKTTVVQEHRCMTTWVLRKRVETS; from the coding sequence GTGACGGCGGGGATGTCGCTGCAGGATGAGTTCGGGCAGATTGATATTTACGTGTTTGACCAGATTCTGCGCGGGAATATTGAGCGCGGGATGAAGGTGATCGACGCCGGATGCGGGTATGGGCGCAACCTGGTGTACCTGCTGCGGATGGGGTGCGAGGTGAAGGCGCTCGATGCCAATGCTGAGGGCGTGGGGCATGTGCGACAGCTCGCCGCTGAGATTGCTCCGGCGTTGCCGGGAGACAATTTTCGCGTTGGTGCGATTGAGGCGATGCCGTTTGAGGATGACTGGGCGGATGTGGTGATCTGCAACTCTGTGCTGCACTTTGCGCGGGATGAGGAGCACTTTTTGGCGATGGTGGAGGAGTTGTGGCGAGTGCTGCGGCCGGGTGGGATGCTGTTCTGCCGGCTGGGGTCACGCATTGGGATGGAGTTTCCGCATCTGCGGGGGCATATCTATCGGATTGGCGATGGGTCAGAGTGGTTCCTGGCGGATGAAGAGGCGCTGATGACGATGACCGCGCAGATGGATGCGCTGCTGGTGGACCCTCTGAAGACGACGGTTGTGCAGGAGCACCGGTGTATGACGACATGGGTGCTGCGGAAGCGGGTCGAAACCAGCTAG
- the coaD gene encoding pantetheine-phosphate adenylyltransferase: MMATKGTKAIYPGTFDPPTNGHLDLIARASRIVDELVVAVLRNTQKGTPLFTVPERVEMLREATAEFANVSVTMFDGLLVDFAREQGAKAVLRGIRAISDYEYEFQMAMMNRKLDPELETLFMMPAEKYTYVSSRLIKGVFELGGDVTSLVPPNVVERLKQRVPGNGK; this comes from the coding sequence ATGATGGCGACTAAAGGGACGAAGGCGATCTATCCGGGGACGTTCGATCCGCCGACGAATGGGCACCTGGATTTGATTGCGCGTGCTTCTCGGATTGTGGATGAGTTGGTTGTGGCGGTGCTGCGGAACACGCAGAAGGGCACGCCGCTGTTCACGGTGCCGGAGCGCGTGGAGATGCTGCGCGAGGCGACGGCGGAGTTTGCGAACGTGAGTGTGACGATGTTCGATGGGCTGCTGGTGGACTTTGCGCGGGAGCAGGGCGCGAAGGCCGTGCTGCGGGGGATTCGGGCGATCTCGGACTATGAGTACGAGTTTCAGATGGCGATGATGAACCGGAAGCTCGATCCGGAGCTGGAGACGCTGTTTATGATGCCTGCGGAGAAGTACACCTATGTGAGCTCGCGGCTGATCAAGGGCGTGTTTGAGCTGGGCGGCGATGTGACGAGCCTGGTGCCGCCGAATGTGGTGGAGCGGCTGAAGCAGCGTGTGCCGGGGAACGGCAAGTGA
- the rfaD gene encoding ADP-glyceromanno-heptose 6-epimerase, producing the protein MARPIVVTGAAGFIGRNVVAELNRRGEDEIVLVDELGKDEKWKNLVGLRYEDIVSPEEFLGLLEDGNFADARSVIHMGACSSTTEKDADYLLRNNYQYTRVLANWCESHEVRFVYASSAATYGDGSDGYSDDDAVTPELRPLNMYGYSKQMFDAWALKQGLLSSIVGLKFFNVYGPHENHKGDMASMVLKSYEQIRCDGFVRLFKSYDPQYKDGEQLRDFVWVGDAVDVVLHFAEQEYGAPGGLFNCGTGKARTWNDLASAVFAAMGKEPKIEFIEMPEVLHGKYQYRTEAQMEKLRKAGYKRAFTSLEDGVREYVAFLERRSA; encoded by the coding sequence ATGGCGAGACCGATTGTAGTGACGGGCGCGGCTGGATTTATCGGCAGGAACGTGGTGGCGGAGCTGAACCGGCGCGGTGAAGACGAGATCGTGCTGGTGGACGAGCTGGGTAAGGACGAGAAGTGGAAGAATCTTGTCGGACTGCGGTATGAGGACATTGTGAGCCCTGAGGAGTTTCTGGGCTTGCTGGAAGATGGGAACTTTGCGGATGCGCGCAGCGTGATCCATATGGGTGCGTGCAGCTCGACGACGGAGAAGGATGCGGACTACCTGCTGCGGAACAACTACCAGTACACGCGGGTGCTGGCGAACTGGTGCGAGAGTCATGAGGTGCGGTTTGTGTATGCGTCGAGTGCGGCGACCTATGGCGATGGCAGCGATGGGTACAGCGATGACGATGCGGTGACGCCGGAGCTGCGGCCGCTGAATATGTATGGCTACTCGAAGCAGATGTTCGACGCGTGGGCGCTGAAGCAGGGGCTGCTGAGCTCGATTGTGGGGCTGAAGTTCTTCAATGTGTATGGGCCGCATGAGAACCATAAGGGCGATATGGCGTCGATGGTGCTGAAGAGCTATGAGCAGATTCGGTGCGATGGATTTGTGCGGTTGTTCAAGAGTTACGATCCGCAGTATAAGGACGGCGAACAGCTACGCGACTTTGTTTGGGTGGGCGATGCGGTGGATGTGGTGCTGCATTTTGCGGAGCAGGAGTATGGTGCTCCGGGTGGGCTGTTCAACTGCGGGACAGGGAAGGCGCGGACGTGGAACGACCTGGCGAGCGCAGTGTTTGCAGCGATGGGCAAGGAGCCGAAGATTGAGTTTATCGAGATGCCGGAGGTGTTGCACGGGAAGTATCAGTACCGGACCGAGGCGCAGATGGAGAAGCTGCGGAAGGCTGGTTACAAGCGGGCGTTTACTAGTCTGGAGGATGGTGTGCGGGAGTATGTGGCTTTTCTGGAGCGTCGCAGTGCATAA